A segment of the Candidatus Cloacimonadota bacterium genome:
TGATCTTTCACTGCAAAATATTTCTGATGTTGAGAAAGCGTGGAAGTGATCACTTTTTGCGGTAGCTGCAGATATTTTTTGTCAAAATCTGCTATTACTGCTGTAGGAAATTCAACCAGATCGGTTACAATTTCCAGTAAATTTTTATCTTCAACGATCTCTTTATCGGAGTTTTCGAAAAGTACTTTCAGTTGATTTTCAATCAAGGCTTTTCTTTTACTTCGGTCTGGTATTACAAAAACCGCTTTCAATTTATCTTCATATTTATCTATTTTATTTATTTCTATGGGATTATCCAGTTTCTGGAAGCGATTTCCAAAAGTTTTTTTCCCAGATTTCAAACCATTGATTTCAAAAGTTAAAATCTCATCGTCCCAAAGAGCTAAAATCCAACGAACAGGACGGGCAAAATTTAGTTTTGTATCACCCCATTTCATCGATTTCGGAAAGTTGATTTTCGGAACAGTCTCCAGAATAATTTGTGCTAAAATATCTTTGGTTTCTTTGCCTTTAATTTGTTTTTTTACAGCAATTTTTTCACCTTTCGGTGAATCGACTATGAAGATATCTTCCGCTGAAGCACCAGCTCCTCGCATAAAACCCAAAGCTGCTTTGGTAAGATTGCCATCTGCGTCATAAGCTACTTTTTTTCCCGGTCCTACTCTTTCAATAATTTCATCTTCCTGCTTTTGCTGTAATTCGGTTATTTTGATGGCAAAACGTCGAGGAGTGGAGAACGTCTTGATATGTGAAAATGATAATTTTTCTTCTTTTAACCGTGTTTCGAAATGTGATTGTAGTTTTTTTATTGCAGACCCGATATATCCTGCTGGAATTTCTTCTACGCCAAGCTCAAACAAAAAATCTTTTGTCGGCATATTCACCCCAAAAATTAATTTGCTCCAAAAAATAAATTACAACTTTTATGTCTAACCTTTTTTGAGATAAATTCTTTGATCTGGAAGATAATTGTAACAAATATATCATTTGCAAAAAACTGAAATTGAAGAGGTTTTTCTTTCCGAAACCTTCTCTCACATACTTTTATTATCAAGTTCCTGCAGACTTGACTCGTGAACGAAGTACGAAATGGGAAGTTTACTGCAAAACAGAAGTTTTGCCTAAATTGCATTCCCAAACGGAATTTGGGAACGAGAAATAGCTGGAGTGTAGGTCGACCTGCCAGGTCGATAAATAAAGAAAATTCTTAAATTTGACTATCACCGTGGCAGAGCCAAGGTGTATTTCGCTAAATTAATTTCAGCAAGCTGAAAATCGAATTTTCATTATTTACCCCTCTCCGGCAACTGCCGGATCTCCCCTCAAACAGGGGAGAAAATTTGGAAAACCCCGATGCAGAGCAGCGAGGAATTCTTTCGATTAAAAAGATAAAAAACGCCGTCTTCCTGAGGTAGCTTTTAGCTTTGCCCACGACTGTGTCCGGCGAAGCTTTGCGAAGACGGAAGGATCTGGTGGGATTTCTTTCAGCTTTACTTCTTGTAAAGGAAAATGAGATTCTTCCAGAGAGCAGCGTGAAAGCATCGTCAGAATGACGGAATTTAAAAGATCCTATCCGTGTTCATCAGCGTTAATCGCGGTTTTGTTTAAAATAAATATCCCATCGTTATCTGATTTACAAAGCCCAAATCACCGTAGGAAGAAATAGCATAATCCATTTTGAGTTTGTACTGTTGTAAATTCAGGCCAAAACCAAATGACATTCCTGCCAGAGCTTCATCATCGCCGCCGGTTTTCCAATCGGAAGCATTGGTTTTATATCCTGCTCTTAAAAACAACATTTCATGGATTTTATATTCAGCTCCGATCCTGCCCAGATAATCGTAATTCAGCGGTTTATAAATATCTAAAGTTGCATATAATTTTTCATTAGGATGAAGATTAAAACCCAAAGTTGCAGTGATCGGCATTTTTTCTTCATATTCATTTTCAGTAAAATAAGAAAGCTGTTTACCAATATTTCGCAGCGCAATTCCTACTTTAAGATTTTTATTTGTGGTTTGATGCATAATTCCCACATCAAAAGCTGCAGCAGTAGCCGATTGATCATCCAGTGATTCCTGCAGAAATTTTACATTTACACCTAAGTCCAGAATTGGCAATAAAGTTCTGGCTGCACTAATACCGACCACAAAATCTGAAACTCCAAAAGTTCCATCAGTTCCAGCATATTGCCCATATTCATCGACGATAGTTCTATCTTCGCTGGCATTCAAGCCTTTAGCAAAAAATCCAAACGAAGTTTTTTCATCATACTTGTAGCCATAAACTGCAGATCCGCAATTCACACCATCCAGATAACTCATATACGTAATTTGAGCTTCATTTTTTGTAAGTTGAACCAAGCCAGACGGATTAAAGAAAACAGCACTTGCATCATTGGAAAGCCCAGTATAGGCATTTCCCATCGCTGCAGCTCTTGCACTGTAAATAACTTTTAAAAATGTGAAACCGGTTGTTCCTGCATCTTCATCGATCCCAACAAGAAAGATCGGGATGAGAAGTAAGATACACAAAACGCTAAATTTTGTGTTTTTTGCCGATGATAAATTATACTTCATTTTCAATTCCTTTCAGGATTTTGCACATTTCTTCAAGAGAAGTGCAATTCAAAATCTCCTGCCTTTTTTCTTCATTGCGAAAGAAGTTTGAGATCGCACTTAACACCTTCATATATATTTCTTTCATTGAATCTGGAACAGCCACCATAAAGATGATCTTTACCGATTCACCGTCAATTGCTCCGTACTCAAGTTCGTTGTCAAGCAGATAAACAGCTATTTTTAATTTCAGAGCTACTTCTGTTCTGGCATGTGGGATTGCAACTTTTCTGCCGATTCCAGTAGACATCAATTTTTCCCGTTCCATTATCACGTCAAAAAAATCATCTGCTGATGAAATTATCTGTCTTTTTTCCAGAAGTTCAGCCATCTCGTAAAGGCAGCTTTTTTTATCCAGCGCATAATGACCCATCTCTATCAGATTTTCATCAAAAATTTTCATAAATTATATTCCCAAAACCAAACTCGAAGCTTCTAAAATTATGTCCCAAACACTTACTTCGGCTTTTAAAATTCATCCATTTATTTCCTTGACTTGAAATAGTCAAATAATTTTTGTGATGCAGATTAATAAATAAGAGAGGTTTATAAACATGTTAAAGAAAAAAATTATGCACATTTTACTTACTGCGCTTTTACTTGGATTCGTTTCTGTTATCTCTGCTGCAGGAGTTCCAGCTGAAACAGTTGTCGCAGAATTTGATGGTGGAAATATTACAATGGGGCAACTGGAAGCAAGAATCGAAAAAATACCTCCCATTTATCAACCCAAATACTCAACTCCTGAAGGAAAAGCAGATCTCTTGGATGATCTTTGCGTGGAAGAACTTTTTTATAGAGAAGCTCTGGAACAAAATGTGAAACAAGATAAGCGTTATTTTAGTCAGATCGACATTCAGATTAAATCTGTATATTTAGGTGAACTGAAAAAAGATCTGGTGAATAAAGAGATCAAATTTACAGAAGCAGAAAAGGTGGAATATTTCAATCAACACTCTGAACTTTTTCCTGGTAAAACCTACGAAGAAGCTTCAGCAGAAGTTGAACAAAGATTACGTCCGCAAAAAGAACAGGAAATTTTTACAAAATACAAGACCAGATTTGAAGAAAAGTATGATGTAACTTATAATGAAGATGCAATTATGGCATTCAATTTATCGGCTATCGATAGCAATCTTGTTAATGCAGATCAAGTTCTGATAGACAGTAATATTGACGATATAAAATTAACCGTGGGAGAATTGGTAGAGAAATGGGATCTCATGCCGGATCAGAACAAAATGGCGATCAAAACAAATGATAACCTGAAAAGATATCTGGAAAACATTACCGAATTGGAACTCTTCTTCCAGGAAGCTATTGCCAATGGTTATGAAGATAGAGAATTCATTCAGGAAACAATTGAACAAATTCATCGCAATATGATGCTGAGAACAATTTACAACAGACTCGTTGTAGATTCAATTGAATTAGATACACTCAGTCTTGAAAAGTATTACGATGAAAATATTGAACTGTTCAGCACCAATCCATATCGAAAGATCCAGGCATTTGGCTTTGCCACCAAAGATGAAGCCAAAAAGATGCGCAAACAAGTTAAGAAAATGCTTAAAAAAGGAGATCAGGAAGGAGTCAGCAAACTGATCGAAGAGCATTCCGAATACAAGAAAAAAGATGGAATGTTAGATCATGTTTACAATAACGGAATTATTCCTGGTCTTGGAAAAGACGAAGTTTACAGCGAATATGTGTGGAAAACAAAACCAAAAAAACTGAGTAAGGTTTTCCAAAATTCCAAAGATGTCTGGACTTTCTTCCATGTAGTAGACAACATCGAAGCAGTAGCTACGCCTTTTGATGAGATCGTAACAAAAGTAAAAAAACAGAAACTAAAGAATGAATCTCAGGCAAATTTTGAATCTGTCAGCAAAGAATTGGAAGAGAAATATAATCTGAAAAAATATCCTGAAAGAATGGTTGTAGTTTTAACTGCCAAGGAATATTTCGAAAAAGCAGAAAGTGCACAAAAACGCCGCAGATTCAGCGATGCAATCTTTTATTACGACAAGATTATCGAACATTATCAGAACAATGAAGATGATTATAAAGCCATGTTCATGAAAGGATTCCTGTATTCCGAAGAAATGGACGACAAAGAAAAAGCTCGTGAATGTTTCGAAAATGTGATCAATGATTATCCGGAAGAAGAACTTCACGAATCTGCTCAATTCATGATCGATGAGATCGATGGAAAGCACGATTTTGAAGAGATCTTCGAATCGGAAGGAAATGAAAATACAAATGAATAAACCTGGGAGGAATTAGATGTTTTATACAGGAGATAAATTAAAACAAGTATTTGATAAAGCCAAAAAAGAACGATTTGGAATTATCGCATCGAATATAGTATTCGACAGCCAGATACGTGGTATCGTTC
Coding sequences within it:
- a CDS encoding PorV/PorQ family protein, with protein sequence MKYNLSSAKNTKFSVLCILLLIPIFLVGIDEDAGTTGFTFLKVIYSARAAAMGNAYTGLSNDASAVFFNPSGLVQLTKNEAQITYMSYLDGVNCGSAVYGYKYDEKTSFGFFAKGLNASEDRTIVDEYGQYAGTDGTFGVSDFVVGISAARTLLPILDLGVNVKFLQESLDDQSATAAAFDVGIMHQTTNKNLKVGIALRNIGKQLSYFTENEYEEKMPITATLGFNLHPNEKLYATLDIYKPLNYDYLGRIGAEYKIHEMLFLRAGYKTNASDWKTGGDDEALAGMSFGFGLNLQQYKLKMDYAISSYGDLGFVNQITMGYLF
- a CDS encoding PTS sugar transporter subunit IIA, which encodes MKIFDENLIEMGHYALDKKSCLYEMAELLEKRQIISSADDFFDVIMEREKLMSTGIGRKVAIPHARTEVALKLKIAVYLLDNELEYGAIDGESVKIIFMVAVPDSMKEIYMKVLSAISNFFRNEEKRQEILNCTSLEEMCKILKGIENEV
- a CDS encoding tetratricopeptide repeat protein, giving the protein MLKKKIMHILLTALLLGFVSVISAAGVPAETVVAEFDGGNITMGQLEARIEKIPPIYQPKYSTPEGKADLLDDLCVEELFYREALEQNVKQDKRYFSQIDIQIKSVYLGELKKDLVNKEIKFTEAEKVEYFNQHSELFPGKTYEEASAEVEQRLRPQKEQEIFTKYKTRFEEKYDVTYNEDAIMAFNLSAIDSNLVNADQVLIDSNIDDIKLTVGELVEKWDLMPDQNKMAIKTNDNLKRYLENITELELFFQEAIANGYEDREFIQETIEQIHRNMMLRTIYNRLVVDSIELDTLSLEKYYDENIELFSTNPYRKIQAFGFATKDEAKKMRKQVKKMLKKGDQEGVSKLIEEHSEYKKKDGMLDHVYNNGIIPGLGKDEVYSEYVWKTKPKKLSKVFQNSKDVWTFFHVVDNIEAVATPFDEIVTKVKKQKLKNESQANFESVSKELEEKYNLKKYPERMVVVLTAKEYFEKAESAQKRRRFSDAIFYYDKIIEHYQNNEDDYKAMFMKGFLYSEEMDDKEKARECFENVINDYPEEELHESAQFMIDEIDGKHDFEEIFESEGNENTNE